Proteins encoded by one window of Porphyromonas vaginalis:
- the purL gene encoding phosphoribosylformylglycinamidine synthase, producing MISYFVLGDTIYAVSHTSALSEETCERLSWLFGGAQLAPESHLEGTFVGPRPTQVTPWSTNAVEITQNMRIAGIDRIEQLTRTHEAKPHYDPMLQAIYKGLGQESFAMTAEPQPIREITDLEAYNEEEGLALSEEEIAYLQGVSARIGRPLTDSEVFGFSQVNSEHCRHKIFNGTFIIDGLRQNDSLFAMIKQTSKENPNGIVSAYKDNVAFVKGPRVWQFAPTSATEPSPFTLRERNTVLALKAETHNFPTTVEPFNGAATGSGGEIRDRMCGGKGSLPLSGSAVYITSYPRLEKDQKLSPAKLDPRPWLYQSPQEILTKASDGASDFGNKFGQPLINGSLLTFEHQEGADSTLYGYDKVIMLAGGMGYAPQEDAKKETPQPGETVVLLGGDNYRIGMGGGAVSSVATGEYSSGIELNAVQRANPEMQKRVLNVVRAISEQGNNPIVSIHDHGAGGHLNCLTELIEETGGRIDIDALPVGDPTLSAREIIGNESQERVGLLIQEREYAQMEQIARREGSPIYKVGETTDDERLLFSTEREGRAAIDLAVSDLLGQSPKTVMEDETVAHQFAPVSYDKELWREYLDKVLTLEAVASKDWLTNKVDRSVTGRVAQQQCVGALQLPLSDLGAMALDYDGKSGMATAVGHAPQVALIDAGDGSRMAIAEALTNIVFAPIEGGIRGISLSANWMWPCRNKGEDARLYQAVQACSEFAIDLGINIPTGKDSLSMTQKYPDGKQVMSPGTLIITAAAPVSNVRGIVTPELKAAKQSRLLYIDFSFAPMALGGSALAQALGQLGDSFPTVGDTDYFATAFEAVQELIHKGLVLAGHDISAGGMVTTLLEMCFANTHGGAEISLDELSHVDLVTALYSENPGVILQVSKAEQAKRILEEYEIAYADLGAPTESRLLMIHQEGKTYEIDIDAARKCWANKSYLLDCFQSGEALAASRYESLGKQPVQWRFPHAFAGTYAGLGLEPHRTKASGIKAAILRDNGTNGEREMAYALHLAGFDVVDIHLTDLIEGRTDLSDVRMLVYCGGFSHSDVLGSAKGWAAGILYNERARKAIEAFYARPDTLSLGICNGCQLMAQLGLLGKDAQGESLFKLEHNASHKFESNFLTVDIADTGAILTQGLEGCQLGVWVAHGEGRFVCPTIPDEQIAARYHYDTYPGNPNGSERGIAALCSSDGRHLAMMPHPERATLTWQCGFYPEERRQEDQVSPWIQFFRNGYEWLAKQ from the coding sequence ATGATTAGTTACTTTGTCCTTGGTGATACGATTTATGCCGTCTCACACACCTCAGCTCTCAGCGAGGAGACCTGCGAGCGTCTCTCTTGGCTCTTCGGCGGAGCGCAGCTGGCTCCCGAGTCTCACCTCGAGGGAACCTTTGTGGGCCCTCGTCCTACGCAGGTGACTCCATGGAGTACCAACGCTGTGGAGATAACGCAAAACATGCGCATCGCTGGCATCGATCGTATCGAGCAGCTCACACGTACTCACGAAGCGAAACCACACTACGACCCAATGCTCCAAGCGATCTACAAGGGGCTAGGTCAGGAGAGCTTCGCCATGACCGCTGAGCCACAGCCGATCCGTGAGATCACGGACCTCGAGGCGTACAACGAGGAGGAGGGACTAGCCCTAAGCGAGGAGGAGATAGCTTACCTACAGGGCGTCTCGGCACGCATCGGTCGTCCGCTGACTGACTCTGAGGTCTTCGGCTTCTCACAGGTCAATTCGGAGCACTGCCGCCACAAGATCTTCAACGGTACCTTCATCATCGACGGTTTGCGACAAAACGATTCGCTCTTTGCGATGATCAAGCAAACCTCCAAGGAGAACCCCAACGGCATCGTCTCGGCTTACAAGGACAATGTGGCTTTTGTCAAGGGTCCCCGCGTCTGGCAGTTTGCGCCAACGAGCGCGACGGAGCCCTCTCCCTTTACACTACGGGAGCGCAATACGGTCTTAGCACTAAAGGCTGAGACGCACAACTTCCCCACGACGGTCGAGCCCTTCAACGGAGCAGCTACTGGCTCAGGCGGTGAGATCCGCGACCGTATGTGCGGCGGCAAGGGATCGCTACCACTCTCAGGTAGTGCCGTCTACATCACTTCCTACCCACGCCTCGAGAAGGATCAGAAGCTTAGCCCCGCTAAGCTAGACCCACGTCCGTGGCTTTACCAGTCTCCGCAAGAGATCCTGACGAAAGCGAGCGACGGAGCTAGTGACTTTGGCAATAAGTTTGGACAGCCCTTGATCAATGGTTCGCTACTGACCTTCGAGCATCAGGAGGGTGCCGACAGCACGCTCTACGGCTACGATAAGGTGATCATGCTAGCGGGCGGTATGGGCTACGCTCCCCAAGAAGATGCCAAGAAGGAGACACCACAGCCTGGCGAGACGGTCGTGCTACTCGGTGGTGACAACTACCGCATCGGTATGGGCGGCGGTGCCGTCAGCTCTGTCGCTACGGGCGAGTACAGTAGCGGTATCGAGCTTAATGCGGTACAGCGTGCCAATCCTGAGATGCAGAAGCGTGTTCTCAACGTGGTCCGCGCCATCAGCGAGCAGGGCAACAACCCGATCGTGAGCATCCACGACCATGGTGCTGGCGGACACCTGAACTGTCTCACCGAGCTCATCGAGGAGACCGGAGGACGCATCGACATTGACGCACTACCCGTAGGCGACCCGACGCTCTCCGCTAGAGAGATCATCGGCAATGAGAGCCAAGAGCGTGTCGGTCTGCTCATCCAGGAGCGCGAATACGCGCAGATGGAGCAGATAGCACGGCGTGAGGGCAGTCCTATATATAAGGTAGGCGAGACGACCGACGATGAGCGCCTCCTCTTTAGCACAGAGCGGGAGGGACGCGCTGCCATCGACCTAGCCGTGTCCGACCTGCTGGGGCAGTCGCCCAAGACAGTTATGGAGGACGAGACAGTCGCTCATCAGTTTGCCCCAGTCAGCTATGACAAAGAGCTGTGGCGCGAATATCTAGACAAAGTCCTGACCCTCGAAGCGGTCGCCTCTAAGGATTGGTTGACCAACAAAGTGGACCGCTCCGTGACGGGTCGTGTGGCACAGCAGCAGTGCGTTGGTGCGCTCCAGCTACCGCTCTCCGATCTTGGTGCTATGGCACTAGACTACGACGGCAAGAGCGGTATGGCTACTGCCGTAGGACATGCGCCTCAGGTGGCACTCATCGATGCTGGGGATGGCTCTCGGATGGCTATCGCAGAGGCTCTGACGAACATTGTCTTTGCCCCCATCGAGGGTGGCATACGTGGCATCTCGCTCAGCGCTAACTGGATGTGGCCTTGTCGCAACAAGGGCGAGGACGCACGTCTCTATCAGGCGGTGCAGGCTTGTAGTGAGTTTGCCATAGATCTAGGGATCAATATCCCGACGGGCAAAGACTCGCTCTCCATGACGCAGAAGTATCCCGACGGAAAGCAGGTGATGAGTCCAGGCACACTGATCATCACCGCAGCAGCTCCCGTGAGCAACGTCAGGGGCATCGTGACGCCTGAGCTCAAGGCTGCTAAGCAGAGCCGTCTGCTCTACATCGACTTTAGCTTTGCTCCGATGGCACTCGGTGGCTCAGCTTTGGCACAAGCATTGGGACAGCTCGGCGACAGCTTCCCCACGGTCGGTGACACCGACTACTTCGCCACCGCCTTTGAGGCCGTTCAGGAGTTAATCCACAAGGGCTTAGTCCTAGCTGGTCACGACATCTCGGCGGGCGGTATGGTCACAACGCTCTTGGAGATGTGCTTCGCCAATACACATGGAGGTGCTGAGATCAGCCTCGATGAACTCTCCCATGTGGACCTCGTCACGGCACTCTACAGTGAGAACCCGGGCGTCATCCTACAGGTTTCTAAGGCAGAGCAGGCAAAGCGTATCCTCGAGGAGTACGAGATCGCTTATGCCGACCTCGGTGCACCTACGGAGTCTCGCCTGCTGATGATTCATCAAGAGGGCAAGACGTACGAGATCGACATCGATGCTGCACGCAAGTGCTGGGCAAACAAGTCTTACCTGCTAGACTGCTTCCAGAGTGGCGAAGCTCTAGCAGCAAGTCGCTACGAGAGCCTGGGCAAGCAGCCCGTACAGTGGCGCTTCCCGCACGCTTTCGCTGGCACCTATGCGGGTCTTGGTCTAGAGCCTCATCGCACGAAGGCATCAGGCATCAAGGCTGCTATACTACGTGACAACGGAACCAATGGTGAGCGTGAGATGGCTTACGCACTGCACCTCGCAGGCTTTGACGTGGTGGATATCCATCTGACCGACCTCATCGAGGGCCGCACCGACCTATCCGACGTTCGCATGCTCGTCTACTGTGGTGGCTTCTCGCACTCCGATGTCTTAGGCTCTGCCAAGGGCTGGGCTGCGGGTATCCTTTACAATGAGCGAGCTCGCAAGGCTATCGAAGCTTTCTACGCTCGCCCCGACACACTCTCACTCGGCATCTGCAACGGCTGTCAGCTCATGGCTCAGCTCGGGCTCCTCGGCAAGGATGCTCAGGGCGAAAGCCTCTTCAAGCTGGAGCACAACGCTTCGCACAAGTTTGAGTCCAACTTCCTAACCGTAGATATCGCCGACACAGGTGCTATCTTGACACAAGGTCTCGAGGGCTGTCAGCTCGGTGTCTGGGTGGCTCACGGCGAGGGACGCTTCGTCTGCCCCACGATACCCGATGAGCAGATAGCAGCGCGCTACCATTACGATACCTACCCAGGCAATCCTAATGGCTCTGAGCGCGGTATCGCAGCGCTTTGCAGTAGCGATGGCCGTCACCTAGCTATGATGCCTCACCCAGAGCGTGCTACGCTCACCTGGCAGTGTGGCTTCTACCCCGAAGAGCGTCGTCAGGAGGATCAGGTCTCTCCGTGGATACAGTTCTTCCGCAACGGCTACGAGTGGCTCGCTAAGCAGTAA
- the mobV gene encoding MobV family relaxase: MGYAVLHIDKARGNDSAMSAHIERTFVPNNVDASRTHLNRDLVQFPANVTNRTEAIAHRIATAGIYRKVADNQVKALRFILSGSHEDMLQLESDGRLEEWCHSTMQWLYTTFGKANVVAATLHADEETPHIHATVVPIVTGERRKAKQEAENGKRKYKTKTNKIRLCADDLLTPKKLEEYQTSYAEQMRPFGLSRGVQGSEAKHRTNMEYYKELLKETKQKQLEEEELIQKVRELEKQAGKLRVKGTLYSLFGNSELDKAEQRIEELEQEVKRQQHLSEKEKAEIRKEVILLQDTIRDKDKTISEQHREIKVYEEERSFIKRFFHSFYLLLNIRLMLRKMGFDDDTVVKMHKDRETVRGTATAYSGMYKRNFTEENAELRIITNEKRQPILTINGLSVSDWCEQKWKQFVNRNRLQRL; the protein is encoded by the coding sequence ATGGGCTACGCAGTATTACACATAGACAAGGCTCGGGGCAACGACTCGGCAATGAGTGCCCACATCGAGCGAACATTCGTGCCGAACAATGTCGATGCCTCTCGCACGCACCTCAATCGAGACTTGGTGCAATTCCCCGCAAATGTCACCAACCGTACAGAAGCTATTGCACATCGCATAGCAACGGCTGGTATCTACCGAAAGGTTGCGGACAATCAAGTTAAAGCACTTCGTTTCATCCTCTCAGGATCACACGAAGATATGCTCCAACTTGAAAGCGATGGACGCTTAGAGGAGTGGTGCCATAGTACGATGCAGTGGCTTTATACCACCTTTGGTAAGGCAAACGTGGTGGCAGCCACACTCCATGCCGATGAAGAGACCCCGCACATACATGCGACAGTTGTCCCAATTGTCACGGGAGAAAGGAGAAAAGCCAAACAGGAAGCTGAGAATGGCAAGCGTAAGTACAAGACAAAGACAAACAAGATAAGGCTCTGTGCTGATGATCTGCTTACACCCAAGAAGCTCGAGGAGTATCAAACCTCCTACGCAGAGCAAATGCGACCATTTGGGCTGAGTAGAGGGGTACAAGGATCTGAAGCAAAGCATCGTACTAATATGGAGTATTACAAAGAGCTTCTCAAAGAGACCAAGCAGAAACAACTTGAGGAGGAAGAACTAATTCAAAAGGTCAGAGAGTTGGAAAAGCAGGCGGGCAAGCTCCGAGTAAAGGGTACGCTCTACTCGCTATTTGGCAACTCCGAGCTTGACAAGGCGGAACAGCGCATCGAAGAGTTGGAGCAAGAAGTCAAACGGCAACAACATCTTTCGGAAAAGGAGAAAGCCGAAATCCGCAAGGAGGTCATACTTCTTCAGGACACCATTAGAGATAAGGACAAGACTATATCTGAACAACACCGAGAAATCAAGGTGTACGAGGAGGAGCGGAGTTTTATCAAACGCTTCTTCCACAGCTTCTACCTCTTACTCAATATCCGTCTGATGCTCCGCAAAATGGGCTTTGATGATGATACGGTGGTCAAGATGCACAAAGATCGAGAGACAGTCCGTGGTACGGCTACAGCATATTCGGGAATGTACAAACGAAACTTCACGGAGGAAAATGCGGAGCTACGCATTATAACCAACGAGAAGCGTCAGCCTATTCTTACCATCAATGGACTATCTGTTTCAGATTGGTGCGAACAGAAATGGAAACAGTTTGTCAATCGTAATCGCTTGCAACGACTGTAG
- the dprA gene encoding DNA-processing protein DprA: MPEISREHLCIYALTQLKGVSLQLARHLIEFAGSATALWADPQALARLNGHVYTHLYPLLRDRAKLEETQAQLQRTADLGIRMVSIYDADYPPLLLQCADAPLILFYLGDLAPLHAEQTLSVVGTRKPSQHGVEDLQAIISHLPNVTDSVTIVSGLALGLDAVAHKAALQAGLPTVAVLAHGLHMIYPSNHRNLARSIVSHGGALLSEYPAGVKPQRHQFVLRNRIVAGLTQATLVGQSAERGGSLITAHQAFDYDRSVYALPGRPSDRENEGCNNLIYNNIAKLITSATHLCEDLEWKKPDHEARSAVGSMSHESKLNALRARLEPETRPLLDLIVESGDGLSIDTICDQTLMGVDEVSFRLFLLESEGAVSLQPDGRYKLQI, translated from the coding sequence ATGCCTGAGATAAGCCGTGAGCATCTCTGTATCTACGCCTTGACGCAGCTCAAGGGCGTATCGCTACAGCTCGCTCGCCATCTGATAGAGTTTGCCGGATCAGCCACAGCACTATGGGCTGATCCACAAGCTCTAGCAAGGCTCAACGGCCACGTCTACACGCATCTCTACCCGCTCCTACGGGATCGGGCTAAGCTCGAGGAAACGCAAGCGCAGCTACAGCGCACGGCCGATCTAGGCATACGAATGGTCAGCATCTACGATGCCGACTACCCTCCTCTACTCCTCCAGTGTGCCGATGCGCCACTGATACTCTTTTATCTAGGTGACCTAGCACCACTTCATGCGGAGCAGACGCTCAGTGTCGTCGGCACGCGCAAGCCTTCGCAGCATGGTGTCGAGGATCTACAGGCGATCATCAGCCACCTGCCCAACGTGACCGACAGCGTGACCATCGTCAGCGGTCTGGCACTTGGACTAGACGCTGTCGCACACAAGGCGGCTCTGCAGGCGGGCTTGCCCACCGTAGCCGTGCTGGCTCACGGGCTTCACATGATCTATCCGAGCAATCACCGCAACCTCGCTCGTAGCATCGTATCCCACGGTGGCGCTCTACTCTCCGAGTACCCAGCGGGTGTCAAGCCCCAGCGACATCAGTTCGTCTTGCGCAATCGTATCGTGGCGGGGCTCACGCAGGCAACCCTCGTCGGTCAGTCTGCCGAGCGTGGCGGTTCGCTCATCACAGCGCACCAAGCCTTCGACTACGACCGCTCCGTCTACGCCCTCCCGGGTCGCCCCTCAGATCGCGAGAACGAAGGGTGCAACAACCTTATCTACAACAATATCGCCAAGCTCATCACCTCAGCCACTCACCTCTGCGAAGACCTCGAGTGGAAGAAGCCCGACCATGAGGCGCGCAGTGCCGTCGGCTCCATGTCTCACGAGAGCAAGCTCAATGCTCTGCGAGCTCGCCTAGAGCCTGAGACACGTCCTCTCCTCGATCTGATCGTAGAGAGTGGCGATGGCCTCTCGATCGATACTATCTGTGACCAGACGCTCATGGGCGTAGACGAAGTGAGCTTCCGACTCTTCCTCCTTGAGAGCGAAGGTGCCGTCTCGCTCCAGCCCGACGGGCGCTACAAGCTACAGATCTAG
- a CDS encoding VapE domain-containing protein, whose amino-acid sequence MKIEEKDSPSKNGQIEAYLSAQYEFRYNTVLHRAEYRPQGKGDYTAVDRYRINTLKRALDKEANIQTSTDNLYSIIESDFSPRINPVQEYFRALPLTKGNAEAITALADCVQVTNSEKWEEYLTKWLVAVVANAMDDKQCRNHTCLVLTGEQGKFKTTFLDLLCPPALSDYRYTGKIYPQEKDVLSLIGQNLIINIDDQLKALNKRDENELKNLITCPQVKYRMPYEKHIEERPHLASFVASVNGNDFLTDPTGSRRFLPFEVLAIDIDRAKAIPMDAVYSDAKRLLHEGFRYWFNDEEIIELHRNSEAFQVYTAEMELLLRYFTFPSEAEMATKRFYMTNSEIVGYLSCYTRQPLSPKRMGEALRRAGYTRECRRINGNPVYVYAVRKIYPEQPP is encoded by the coding sequence ATGAAGATAGAAGAAAAGGATAGCCCCTCCAAAAACGGCCAAATAGAAGCGTATCTTTCCGCTCAGTACGAGTTTCGGTACAACACCGTCTTGCACCGAGCCGAGTATCGTCCACAAGGCAAGGGCGATTACACCGCCGTAGACCGCTATCGTATCAACACCCTCAAGCGAGCCTTGGACAAGGAGGCCAACATACAGACCTCAACAGATAATCTGTACAGCATTATTGAGAGCGATTTCTCCCCACGTATCAATCCCGTGCAAGAATATTTCCGAGCCTTACCACTGACGAAAGGTAATGCGGAAGCCATCACAGCTCTTGCCGACTGCGTGCAAGTAACCAATTCTGAGAAGTGGGAGGAATACCTTACCAAGTGGCTAGTGGCCGTAGTAGCCAATGCTATGGACGACAAGCAGTGTCGCAATCACACCTGCCTTGTGCTGACAGGCGAGCAAGGCAAGTTCAAAACGACCTTTCTAGACCTACTCTGCCCACCAGCTCTATCCGACTACCGCTATACAGGAAAGATATATCCGCAGGAGAAAGATGTGCTGAGCCTTATCGGGCAAAACCTCATCATCAACATTGATGACCAACTCAAAGCTCTCAACAAGCGAGATGAAAACGAACTGAAGAACCTGATAACCTGTCCGCAGGTGAAGTACCGCATGCCTTACGAGAAGCACATTGAGGAGCGCCCCCACTTGGCAAGCTTCGTGGCTTCGGTCAATGGCAACGACTTCCTCACAGACCCTACAGGGAGCAGGCGTTTCCTCCCCTTTGAAGTATTGGCAATAGATATAGACCGTGCTAAAGCGATCCCGATGGATGCTGTTTACAGTGACGCTAAGCGACTACTGCATGAAGGCTTTCGCTATTGGTTCAATGATGAAGAGATTATTGAGTTGCATAGAAACAGCGAGGCTTTCCAAGTCTATACAGCAGAGATGGAGCTGTTACTCCGCTACTTCACATTTCCCTCGGAAGCTGAGATGGCTACGAAACGCTTCTATATGACCAATTCGGAGATTGTAGGGTATCTCTCCTGCTATACCCGACAACCCCTCTCTCCCAAACGGATGGGCGAAGCCCTGCGAAGGGCGGGCTATACGAGGGAGTGTCGCAGGATAAATGGCAATCCCGTATATGTCTATGCCGTCCGTAAGATTTACCCCGAGCAACCACCATAG
- a CDS encoding helix-turn-helix domain-containing protein: MEYETINKETPEMKQLISGIKGLTNRVRSIAQTHRPLFEGEIYLTGREVCERLFLSPRTLQDYRDKNIIPYTQIAGKILYRLSDINRILSENYRKRVNL, translated from the coding sequence ATGGAGTACGAAACGATCAATAAAGAAACACCAGAGATGAAGCAACTCATCTCTGGCATTAAAGGTTTGACGAATCGAGTCAGAAGTATCGCTCAAACTCATCGTCCTCTTTTTGAAGGTGAAATCTACCTCACAGGAAGGGAGGTCTGCGAGAGACTGTTCCTTTCCCCTCGCACCCTGCAAGACTATCGGGATAAAAACATTATCCCTTACACCCAAATTGCAGGGAAAATCCTCTATCGGCTCTCAGACATCAACAGAATACTGAGTGAGAACTATAGGAAGCGTGTTAACTTGTAA
- a CDS encoding toprim domain-containing protein: protein MNNEYYDLQHLKAIPIADYLHTTYGVEPAKRYNGYALYHAPYREDFNASMKVDFRENLWHDYGSGQGGSIIDLVMRMQGCSAYEAMKHLAGKRETIVAPSSFHREDHIEHRRDEPRANNRRHILSISDELPSHLQRYLREVRKIDLAVASGYLRHIHYEVGGREYSAIGFPNRSGGYELRDDNAFKGTIAPKDISVIAGREDNAPLCIFEGFMDFLSLLTINGKETAPCLVLNSVSNISRAIAYLQEQDIDSVRAFLDNDPVGRQALLTIQSSDVTVEDMSRHYARHKDLNEFLVAQREAQKQKIVPRKRGLRR, encoded by the coding sequence ATGAACAACGAATATTACGATCTACAACATCTTAAGGCAATACCAATAGCCGACTATCTGCATACTACCTATGGTGTCGAACCTGCCAAGCGGTACAATGGGTATGCTCTTTATCATGCACCCTACCGAGAAGACTTCAATGCTAGTATGAAGGTAGACTTTCGGGAGAACTTGTGGCACGACTACGGCTCAGGTCAAGGCGGAAGTATCATAGACCTTGTGATGCGTATGCAAGGGTGTAGTGCTTATGAAGCAATGAAACATCTTGCTGGAAAGCGAGAGACAATAGTTGCACCCTCTTCCTTTCATCGTGAAGATCACATAGAGCACAGAAGAGATGAGCCTAGAGCAAATAATAGAAGGCATATCCTCTCCATCAGCGATGAGTTGCCCTCACATCTGCAACGCTATCTTCGAGAGGTTCGCAAGATAGATCTTGCAGTGGCAAGTGGGTATCTCCGTCACATCCACTACGAGGTAGGTGGACGAGAATACTCCGCCATCGGATTTCCCAATCGTTCTGGTGGATATGAGCTTCGGGATGACAACGCATTCAAGGGAACTATTGCGCCAAAGGATATATCTGTGATTGCAGGACGAGAGGACAACGCCCCTCTCTGCATCTTTGAAGGCTTTATGGATTTCCTTTCCCTTCTTACGATAAATGGGAAAGAAACGGCTCCTTGCCTTGTATTGAACTCGGTCAGCAACATTTCACGAGCCATCGCCTATCTCCAAGAGCAAGACATTGACTCCGTTCGAGCGTTCCTCGATAATGACCCCGTAGGACGACAAGCACTCCTGACTATCCAATCATCAGATGTGACGGTAGAGGATATGAGCAGGCACTATGCCCGACACAAAGACCTCAACGAGTTTCTTGTAGCACAACGGGAAGCGCAGAAACAGAAAATAGTCCCTCGCAAAAGGGGGCTTAGACGATAA
- a CDS encoding helix-turn-helix domain-containing protein — MRFTAIDTSAWEELKECIEELTKSFNEHFAPPAQFPDLLHNGDVCRILNISKRTLQHYRDSSVLPFIQIGHKCYYMREDVEALLANSNTRKG, encoded by the coding sequence ATGAGATTTACAGCCATTGACACCTCCGCTTGGGAGGAACTGAAAGAGTGCATCGAGGAGCTGACAAAGAGTTTCAATGAACATTTTGCGCCACCAGCCCAATTCCCTGACTTATTGCACAACGGGGATGTATGCCGAATACTGAACATCAGTAAACGAACATTGCAGCACTATCGGGACTCGTCCGTACTGCCCTTTATCCAAATCGGACATAAGTGCTATTACATGCGAGAGGATGTGGAAGCTCTCCTCGCTAACTCTAACACTCGTAAAGGTTAA
- a CDS encoding T9SS type A sorting domain-containing protein, which produces MKLYPNPTDGILSIELTDASQDGVIKITSAESGKTYYTLSTQGEKILTADLTGLPSGEYLLHYYDGTALIATQKIHKL; this is translated from the coding sequence ATGAAGCTTTATCCTAACCCCACCGATGGAATACTCTCAATAGAGCTTACAGACGCTAGTCAAGACGGTGTAATAAAAATCACCTCAGCAGAAAGTGGCAAGACATATTACACCCTATCTACACAAGGTGAGAAAATATTGACGGCAGACCTTACTGGACTACCTAGCGGGGAGTACCTCCTCCATTACTACGATGGAACAGCTCTCATCGCTACACAAAAGATTCACAAGCTATAA
- a CDS encoding 2-phosphosulfolactate phosphatase yields MAHLTFDICPCPALYPYYHQEDSVVVVVDILRAGTSMVAAFDHGAKEIIPVATTDEAESFLGKGYVVAAERNAMRCPWADLGNDPSEFTAERIGGRSIVFTTTNGTQAIHAAREAGAAEIIVGAFSNLTAVARHCQASGRAVTVLASGWQNSFCIEDTLYGAALLDKLEELGATYRLTDSSRTALELYREHRAHLYDYLYSCDHNQRLIQRGYPDSLRHCLEQDSSTHIPTLNDAGQLYV; encoded by the coding sequence ATGGCACACCTAACTTTTGATATTTGTCCGTGCCCGGCGCTCTACCCTTACTACCATCAGGAGGACAGCGTGGTGGTCGTGGTGGACATACTGCGTGCTGGCACCTCGATGGTGGCAGCCTTTGACCATGGCGCTAAGGAGATCATACCCGTGGCAACGACCGATGAGGCGGAGAGCTTTCTCGGTAAGGGCTATGTGGTAGCTGCCGAGCGCAATGCGATGCGTTGCCCGTGGGCTGACCTAGGCAACGACCCCTCCGAGTTTACTGCTGAGCGGATCGGCGGACGTAGCATCGTCTTCACGACGACCAACGGCACCCAAGCCATTCACGCAGCTCGGGAGGCAGGCGCAGCGGAGATCATCGTAGGTGCTTTTAGCAATCTCACCGCCGTGGCGCGCCACTGCCAAGCTTCGGGGCGTGCCGTGACGGTACTCGCTTCTGGTTGGCAAAACAGCTTCTGCATCGAAGACACGCTCTACGGTGCTGCGCTCCTAGACAAGCTAGAGGAGCTGGGCGCAACCTACCGACTCACCGACAGTAGCCGCACGGCACTAGAGCTTTACCGCGAGCACCGAGCGCATCTCTACGACTATCTCTACAGTTGCGATCACAACCAACGTCTGATACAGCGTGGCTATCCCGATAGCTTACGTCACTGCCTCGAGCAAGACAGTTCGACACACATTCCCACGCTCAACGATGCTGGGCAACTATATGTCTAA